In Drosophila subpulchrella strain 33 F10 #4 breed RU33 unplaced genomic scaffold, RU_Dsub_v1.1 Primary Assembly Seq77, whole genome shotgun sequence, one genomic interval encodes:
- the LOC119562625 gene encoding protein-lysine N-methyltransferase CG9154, with translation MDDDILLPADTLAILNEFLSARSKRKAEEEYQIVNQAGMDAEFEEDWQLSQFWYSAKTKHTLRDVVRKLLAEQKADLGEFHIALLSCPSLYKDIRNIHDNVHIFEYDPRFGAYGTDFVLYDLNCVGGNPNYLKEHHHQYDLIVADPPFLSQECIVKTCEVITMLQRNPSECKIIVCSGEVAEPWLTTGLPVFKCAFRPEHERNLGNSFVSYANFNLDEYIENKS, from the exons ATGGACGATGACATTTTGCTCCCTGCCGACACGTTGGCTATTCTTAACGAATTCCTGTCGGCGCGATCCAAGCGCAAAGCCGAGGAGGAATATCAAATTGTTAACCAGGCCGGAATGGACGCTGAATTCGAGGAAGATTGG CAACTGAGTCAGTTTTGGTACAGTGCGAAAACTAAACATACTCTGCGCGATGTTGTGCGTAAGCTACTGGCGGAACAAAAGGCTGATTTGGGAGAATTTCATATTGCTCTCCTATCATGTCCATCACTTTACAAGGACATAAGAAACATCCATGACAATG TCCACATCTTTGAATACGATCCAAGATTTGGAGCCTACGGCACGGACTTTGTGCTCTACGACCTAAACTGCGTAGGAGGCAACCCGAACTACCTTAAAGAGCATCACCACCAGTATGACCTAATCGTTGCCGATCCGCCCTTCCTGTCTCAGGAGTGTATTGTCAAAACTTGTGAAGTAATCACCATGCTGCAGCGGAACCCGTCGGAGTGCAAGATAATTGTTTGCTCTGGGGAGGTGGCGGAACCCTGGCTGACTACTGGCCTTCCCGTTTTTAAGTGCGCCTTCCGACCGGAACACGAGCGTAATCTGGGAAACTCGTTCGTGAGCTACGCTAATTTCAATTTAGACGAATATATTGAAAATAagagttag